A DNA window from Bradyrhizobium barranii subsp. barranii contains the following coding sequences:
- a CDS encoding twin-arginine translocation (Tat) — translation MERRNFLKLAFGVAAGAATLTATAQAAPLAPQPLGDPARAPQGYPDARPAVTTSEETAQLKPEQVHWHGHHRHWGWRRRHWGWHRRRWHRHHW, via the coding sequence ATGGAGCGTCGGAACTTTTTGAAACTTGCATTCGGCGTCGCGGCTGGAGCCGCGACGTTGACCGCGACCGCACAAGCTGCGCCGTTGGCGCCGCAGCCGCTTGGTGATCCCGCGCGCGCGCCGCAAGGCTATCCCGACGCTCGTCCCGCCGTCACCACCAGTGAGGAGACCGCGCAGCTCAAGCCCGAGCAGGTGCATTGGCATGGCCACCACCGCCATTGGGGCTGGCGCCGCCGCCACTGGGGTTGGCATCGCCGGCGCTGGCACCGCCACCACTGGTAA